The following proteins are encoded in a genomic region of Pyxicephalus adspersus chromosome 9, UCB_Pads_2.0, whole genome shotgun sequence:
- the TMEM80 gene encoding transmembrane protein 80 has product MALSRRGKSSLVLSSVPLQILLHVNVLYYVFYFLATLLMIIYKSQEFSYPDSNLALDLGLLFLMAILESVRLYLGTMGNLTEEELPLGSSLFLTLGNVLLSVYFLVWETYVLRADLIINGILFVLYGLEAILEMFTIATFFR; this is encoded by the exons CTGTCATCTGTTCCACTCCAGATCCTACTTCATGtcaatgttttgtattatgtgttttattttcttgctaCACTACTTATGATCATCTATAAAA GTCAGGAATTCAGTTACCCGGACTCTAACTTGGCTTTAGATCTCGGTCTCTTATTTCTTATGGCAATCCTTGAGTCTGTGCGGTTGTACTTGG GTACCATGGGCAATTTGACAGAAGAAGAACTTCCCTTAGGATCCAGCTTGTTCCTCACTCTTGGCAATGTTCTTCTGTCTGTATATTTCCTGGTGTGGGAGACATATGTTCTAAGAGCAGATCTCATCATAAATGGCATCTTGTTCGTTCTTTATGGTCTGGAAGCAATCCTGGAAATGTTCACCATTGCTACATTTTTCCGTTAA